From Acetobacteroides hydrogenigenes, one genomic window encodes:
- a CDS encoding outer membrane beta-barrel protein produces the protein MMIKEILIAALALGATAAAQAQKGDTFLSLSAGGGLHQLGYSIDNGSRKGNAGFTLGAGYTYFLSASWGISTGVGVQSFKATATLNALTKTPSVDAEGDAYELRTRYSGWKEEQRATLIDIPFAATYRHALNPKVGLMASAGIKLSIPTKSRYKATGGTITTTGYYSQWDVELGDLPEQGLRTYGDRPSDDITLRATVALLADAGATYQFTDAISLYGGAYASYGLGSMLKADNKPIYLKDGTYNGLFASDGVGKVRPLAVGVKLGVVWNFMK, from the coding sequence ATGATGATAAAAGAGATCCTTATAGCCGCACTGGCGCTCGGCGCCACCGCTGCGGCGCAGGCCCAGAAGGGAGACACGTTCCTCTCGCTTAGCGCGGGCGGCGGCCTCCACCAGCTGGGCTACAGCATCGACAACGGCAGTCGTAAAGGGAATGCCGGATTTACCCTTGGCGCGGGGTACACCTACTTCCTCAGCGCCAGCTGGGGCATCAGCACGGGCGTGGGCGTGCAATCGTTCAAGGCGACCGCCACGCTGAACGCCCTAACCAAGACCCCCAGCGTGGATGCCGAGGGCGACGCCTACGAGCTCCGCACCCGCTACAGCGGCTGGAAGGAGGAGCAGCGCGCTACCCTAATCGATATTCCCTTTGCGGCCACCTACCGACATGCGCTAAACCCTAAGGTTGGGCTGATGGCCTCGGCGGGCATCAAGCTCTCCATCCCAACCAAGAGCCGCTACAAGGCCACAGGCGGCACCATTACCACCACGGGCTACTACAGCCAGTGGGACGTGGAGCTGGGCGACCTACCCGAGCAGGGGCTAAGAACGTACGGAGATAGGCCCTCGGACGACATCACCCTCCGCGCCACCGTAGCGCTGCTGGCCGATGCCGGAGCTACCTACCAGTTTACCGATGCCATCAGCCTGTACGGCGGCGCCTACGCCAGCTACGGCCTAGGCAGCATGCTCAAGGCCGACAACAAGCCCATTTACCTAAAGGACGGCACCTACAACGGCCTATTTGCCTCCGATGGCGTGGGCAAGGTTAGGCCACTTGCCGTGGGTGTTAAGCTGGGCGTGGTGTGGAACTTTATGAAATGA
- a CDS encoding MBG domain-containing protein: protein MKRFLLILALWLSIVAGAVAQTAKPNILIITGSGTIEKEIADKMEAELSDRYNITRHSTGSIALDGFSQIYDLRININDHDYPQAWQREAFLKFLNAAKGNSLFLLGGPMSNYNLRGVRINSFITEAGGGPVKNIQNDNPGDPEILKAPFASGPNSLTTISLGEKGGTPPLSGTGTYLSTHSDGTPGCGLYFAQNTLTNAPNGCLVVLYSFALMRDNDALRANIEHVMAAGGTLPGPTASSISLSVTPNPTARSSKVTYTATVTPGATGSVMFKRGNAENLVSLNSNGTATYVGNTLPYAGTISMTAQYYGDANYNPSGKETVNVVVCGTPMYPTGVTATAGDGQATVSFTPPTSDGGAPIISYTVTASPGNITATGTSSPITITGLTNGTAYTFKVKASNGPNTSMDSPSSNSVTPMHTSVVTYPTEAPYGTAIGEGALSATADVPGTFDYTPAKGTMLNVGNNQALSVTFTPTDKGNTTASKAVTVNVTKAQLTVTASSHIITKGEPIPTPNITYSGFVNGEDESVLDIKPTATTIATNTSNAGTYDIVAANGSDDNYELAYVKGTLTISKITPTITWAEPATITYGTPVSDMQFNATVMHNGAAVPGTLTYTTEGKTLKAGDILAAGDHILKVTFTPTDAVNYSSVEKTVSLTVEKATPTITWEAPSAITYGTPVSNVQLSANVSFNGATVAGATSYTDNGNAVKEGDILIAGEHILKATFTPTDAANYISIEKTVSLTVEKATPTITWETPSSITYGTPVSNVQLSANVSFNGAAVVGATSYTDNGDAVKEGDILIAGEHILKATFTPTDAANYISIEKTVSLTVEKATPTITWEAPSTITYGTKLDDEQLRATADAEGTFTYTPATGTVLNAGLDQTLSATFTPTDKVNYNEVTKTVAITVGKVPLTATATSYSIREGEAIPALGVTYKGFVNGDTEAVLDTKPTATTTATATSPTGVYDITVAGGADDSYEFAYVAGKLTISNPIVVNALKAPQPACEGDKLSLAYTLTSGRPTEYQIVFDAKALTAGFSNSGYAALPTDDGTVSFSIPARVTDGTYQATLQLRDGYGNISEPAAFQVTVNVSADVIVPKFGSVVLIDNHNGRFTGYQWYKNGSAIGGATSQFYKDPNGLSGTYYAQLKTATGQTVNTCSKALSIKKSAQASVSVYPNPARAGQELTVKLSGFADEELQGAVLTVYSTQGVPVLTSRKVEQENRITLSGTDGVYMGRIATADGQVLTFKVVLAN, encoded by the coding sequence ATGAAAAGATTTCTACTAATCCTAGCCCTATGGCTCTCCATTGTAGCCGGGGCAGTGGCGCAAACCGCCAAGCCGAACATCCTAATTATTACGGGATCTGGGACGATTGAAAAAGAGATCGCCGACAAGATGGAGGCCGAACTCTCCGACCGCTACAACATAACCAGACATTCTACAGGCAGTATTGCGCTGGATGGCTTCTCCCAAATCTACGATCTTCGAATAAACATTAACGATCATGATTACCCTCAAGCATGGCAGCGCGAGGCGTTTTTAAAATTTCTGAATGCCGCCAAGGGGAACTCCCTGTTTTTGCTGGGGGGGCCGATGTCGAACTACAACCTCCGCGGTGTGAGAATTAATAGTTTTATTACGGAAGCAGGAGGAGGCCCCGTTAAGAACATCCAGAATGACAACCCCGGGGACCCCGAAATTCTGAAGGCTCCCTTTGCCTCCGGGCCAAACAGCTTAACCACCATTTCGCTTGGCGAAAAAGGAGGAACTCCCCCCTTATCAGGTACGGGCACCTACTTATCCACCCACTCCGACGGCACACCAGGATGCGGGCTTTACTTTGCCCAGAATACGCTTACCAACGCCCCCAACGGCTGCTTGGTAGTACTATACTCGTTCGCCCTTATGCGCGATAACGATGCCTTGCGGGCCAACATAGAGCACGTTATGGCTGCCGGCGGAACGCTGCCAGGCCCTACCGCCTCCAGCATCAGCCTGAGCGTTACCCCCAACCCTACTGCCAGGAGTAGTAAAGTAACCTACACCGCCACCGTAACACCAGGAGCCACTGGATCCGTGATGTTTAAGAGGGGAAATGCCGAGAACCTAGTTTCGCTAAATAGTAATGGAACGGCCACCTATGTAGGTAATACTCTACCATACGCTGGAACCATATCCATGACGGCTCAATACTACGGCGATGCAAACTATAACCCATCCGGCAAAGAGACAGTTAATGTGGTTGTTTGCGGCACGCCAATGTACCCTACTGGTGTAACCGCCACCGCTGGCGATGGACAAGCCACCGTAAGCTTTACCCCACCAACAAGCGACGGCGGGGCGCCAATTATAAGCTACACGGTAACCGCCAGCCCAGGGAACATTACGGCAACGGGCACATCGAGCCCCATAACCATAACCGGGCTCACCAACGGAACAGCCTACACCTTTAAGGTTAAGGCCAGCAACGGACCAAATACTAGCATGGATTCGCCCTCGTCGAATAGCGTAACGCCAATGCATACCTCCGTAGTTACATACCCAACTGAAGCCCCCTACGGCACCGCTATAGGAGAGGGAGCGCTAAGCGCCACAGCCGACGTGCCGGGAACGTTTGACTACACCCCTGCCAAAGGCACCATGCTGAACGTAGGAAATAACCAAGCGCTCAGCGTAACCTTTACTCCTACCGATAAAGGGAACACCACGGCCAGCAAAGCGGTAACCGTTAACGTAACCAAGGCGCAGCTTACCGTTACTGCCAGCAGCCACATCATTACCAAGGGCGAGCCCATTCCGACACCGAACATTACCTACAGCGGATTCGTGAACGGCGAGGACGAGAGCGTGCTCGACATCAAGCCTACCGCTACCACCATCGCAACCAACACCAGCAACGCTGGCACCTACGATATCGTAGCAGCAAATGGTAGCGACGACAACTACGAACTCGCCTATGTGAAGGGTACGCTTACCATCAGCAAGATTACCCCAACTATCACCTGGGCAGAGCCTGCCACCATCACCTACGGTACGCCAGTAAGCGACATGCAGTTCAACGCCACCGTAATGCACAACGGAGCGGCAGTGCCAGGTACGCTCACCTACACCACCGAGGGCAAAACCCTAAAGGCGGGCGATATTCTTGCCGCAGGCGATCACATCCTAAAGGTAACCTTTACCCCTACCGATGCGGTTAACTACAGCAGCGTGGAAAAAACCGTAAGCCTTACCGTAGAAAAGGCAACACCGACCATTACATGGGAAGCCCCATCGGCCATTACCTACGGAACGCCTGTTAGCAACGTGCAGCTTAGCGCCAACGTGTCGTTCAACGGAGCGACAGTGGCAGGTGCAACTTCCTACACCGATAACGGAAACGCCGTGAAGGAGGGCGATATACTTATCGCAGGCGAGCACATCCTAAAGGCAACCTTTACCCCTACCGATGCAGCCAACTACATTAGTATTGAGAAAACCGTAAGCCTTACCGTAGAAAAGGCTACACCGACCATTACATGGGAAACGCCTTCGTCCATTACCTACGGAACGCCTGTTAGCAACGTGCAGCTTAGCGCCAACGTGTCGTTCAACGGAGCGGCAGTGGTAGGAGCAACTTCCTACACCGACAACGGAGACGCCGTGAAGGAGGGCGATATACTTATCGCAGGCGAGCACATCCTAAAGGCAACCTTTACCCCTACCGATGCAGCCAACTACATTAGCATTGAGAAAACCGTAAGCCTTACCGTAGAAAAGGCTACACCGACCATTACCTGGGAAGCCCCATCGACCATTACCTACGGAACAAAACTGGACGACGAACAACTCCGCGCCACCGCCGATGCAGAGGGAACCTTTACCTACACCCCTGCAACAGGAACCGTGCTGAACGCAGGGCTAGATCAAACGCTCAGCGCGACCTTTACCCCTACCGATAAGGTCAACTACAACGAAGTTACAAAGACAGTAGCCATCACCGTAGGCAAGGTGCCGCTTACCGCTACCGCCACCAGCTACAGCATCCGCGAGGGAGAGGCCATTCCAGCCCTAGGCGTTACCTACAAAGGGTTCGTGAACGGAGATACCGAGGCGGTGCTCGACACCAAGCCTACCGCAACCACCACCGCAACCGCTACCAGTCCTACTGGAGTTTACGATATTACGGTAGCAGGCGGTGCCGACGATAGCTACGAGTTCGCCTACGTTGCCGGCAAGCTTACCATATCGAACCCAATTGTGGTGAATGCGCTAAAGGCTCCACAGCCAGCCTGCGAGGGCGACAAGCTAAGCCTTGCCTACACCCTTACCAGCGGCAGGCCTACCGAGTACCAGATCGTATTCGACGCCAAGGCCCTAACGGCAGGCTTCAGCAACAGCGGCTACGCTGCGCTGCCTACCGATGACGGTACCGTTTCCTTCAGCATACCCGCAAGGGTGACCGACGGCACCTACCAGGCCACGCTGCAGCTTCGCGACGGTTACGGCAACATCAGCGAACCAGCAGCCTTCCAGGTAACCGTTAACGTATCGGCTGACGTCATCGTTCCCAAGTTTGGCAGCGTGGTGCTGATCGACAACCACAATGGCCGCTTTACCGGCTACCAGTGGTACAAGAACGGTAGCGCCATAGGCGGGGCTACCAGCCAGTTCTATAAGGACCCCAACGGTCTTAGCGGAACCTACTACGCGCAGCTAAAAACGGCAACGGGACAAACCGTGAACACCTGCTCCAAGGCGCTAAGCATAAAGAAGAGCGCACAGGCTAGCGTGAGCGTTTACCCCAACCCTGCCCGTGCAGGACAGGAGCTCACCGTTAAGCTTTCTGGCTTCGCCGACGAGGAGCTGCAGGGCGCCGTGCTAACGGTGTACAGCACCCAGGGCGTACCCGTGCTCACCTCGCGTAAGGTGGAGCAGGAAAACCGCATCACCCTGTCGGGAACCGACGGCGTGTACATGGGCCGCATCGCCACCGCCGATGGGCAGGTGCTCACCTTTAAGGTGGTTTTGGCCAACTAA
- a CDS encoding endonuclease/exonuclease/phosphatase family protein, with protein MCRYFVMLALALSWVAAISQSNLKVSTFNIRNSGANDGINRWENRKTIATEFINTEKPDIVGMQEVLQDQLEYLNSSLKDYSYVGVAREDGKQKGEYAPVFFRNDRFTEKNHQTIWLSETPSVVGSVGWDAALTRIATIVTLYDKKAKQEVTVINTHFDHIGVKAREESIKLIRQKVKEIDAKNYIVMGDLNSLPNESAYLTAIKALEGFPPLIDVRTTAKNRMGTSDDGITFHEYGKISKNYIIDYIFTGKSFETKDYRVMATKKGDIFISDHYPVVSTLLYRKNKK; from the coding sequence ATGTGCAGATATTTCGTAATGCTAGCACTAGCCCTCTCGTGGGTAGCAGCTATCAGCCAGAGCAACTTAAAGGTATCAACGTTTAACATTCGTAACAGCGGCGCCAACGATGGCATCAACCGCTGGGAAAACCGCAAGACCATAGCGACCGAGTTCATCAACACCGAAAAGCCCGATATTGTTGGGATGCAAGAGGTGCTTCAGGATCAACTCGAGTACCTAAACTCAAGCCTGAAAGACTACAGTTACGTTGGTGTTGCCCGCGAGGATGGCAAGCAAAAGGGTGAGTACGCTCCAGTATTCTTTCGAAATGATCGCTTTACAGAAAAGAATCACCAGACCATCTGGCTATCGGAAACCCCATCGGTAGTTGGCAGCGTTGGCTGGGACGCTGCTCTAACACGCATTGCCACCATCGTTACGCTATACGACAAAAAAGCAAAGCAAGAGGTGACGGTTATTAATACCCACTTCGATCATATTGGGGTTAAAGCCCGCGAGGAGTCAATAAAGTTGATCCGCCAAAAGGTGAAGGAGATCGACGCGAAGAACTATATCGTAATGGGTGACCTGAACTCGCTGCCCAACGAGAGCGCCTACCTTACCGCCATCAAAGCGCTAGAGGGATTTCCTCCGCTTATTGATGTTCGTACTACAGCAAAAAACAGGATGGGGACATCGGATGACGGCATTACCTTCCACGAATACGGTAAGATCAGCAAAAACTACATTATCGACTACATCTTCACCGGAAAGTCCTTCGAGACTAAAGACTATAGGGTAATGGCAACCAAGAAGGGTGACATATTTATCTCCGACCACTATCCGGTTGTTTCTACGCTACTCTACAGGAAGAACAAGAAGTAG
- a CDS encoding glycoside hydrolase family 16 protein: MNNRLVCGLLVGTVALFASCSSSHNVASRSKAKLIWADEFSYKGLPDPKKWGYEVGLIRNNEKQYYTNARIENAHVENGYLVIESLKEPFEGFNYTSASINTLGKASFDGDFRIEVSAKLPQGKGIWPAIWMMGSNRPEVGWPRCGEMDIMEFVGNTPNTVWGTLHWYDSLSTSKSHHSSKGDKLHFNDLHDNFHVYGLERRGNTISLFVDDNVYFTFTPPASALPKIFEKPMYLLINTAVGGSWGGAIDDSIFPQKFYIDYVRVYRLK; encoded by the coding sequence ATGAATAATAGACTTGTATGTGGACTATTGGTAGGGACGGTTGCGCTTTTTGCATCGTGCTCTTCCTCTCATAATGTTGCTAGCCGCTCAAAGGCTAAGCTAATTTGGGCTGACGAGTTTAGCTATAAGGGTCTGCCTGATCCTAAGAAGTGGGGCTACGAGGTGGGGCTGATTCGTAACAACGAGAAGCAGTACTACACCAATGCTCGAATCGAGAATGCCCATGTCGAAAACGGTTATCTGGTAATCGAATCGTTAAAGGAACCTTTCGAGGGGTTTAACTACACATCGGCAAGCATCAATACCTTGGGTAAGGCTTCGTTCGATGGCGACTTTAGGATAGAGGTGTCGGCTAAGCTACCCCAGGGTAAGGGCATATGGCCAGCTATTTGGATGATGGGTAGCAACCGCCCCGAGGTGGGATGGCCTCGCTGTGGCGAGATGGATATCATGGAGTTTGTGGGCAACACTCCAAACACCGTATGGGGAACGCTTCACTGGTACGATTCCTTATCTACCAGCAAGTCGCACCACAGCAGCAAGGGCGATAAGCTTCATTTTAACGATCTGCACGATAATTTTCATGTGTATGGTTTAGAGCGCAGGGGCAATACGATTTCGCTATTCGTGGACGATAATGTATACTTTACCTTCACTCCTCCAGCATCGGCCCTACCCAAGATTTTCGAAAAGCCCATGTACCTGCTGATAAATACCGCAGTTGGTGGCTCGTGGGGTGGTGCCATAGACGATAGCATCTTCCCTCAAAAGTTTTACATAGATTACGTTCGGGTATACCGACTGAAATAG
- a CDS encoding phosphotransferase enzyme family protein, whose translation MKELLAISSQFALNGAPIEVKPLGEGFINDTYIISTNADSYLLQRKNKNIFTNVPAMMDNIEAVCNHIKAKVAARGGDPMREAMTVIPTHDGKLYYQDEQGEFWAVCLYIKDNLTYQSACTPELAFQGGKGIGMFQAMVSDLKTPLTDILPGFHNIRYRFQQWDAVLAKDPVGRKASVATEIAWVESRREEMLRFWSLVEDGTIPTRVTHNDTKINNILFDQNEEVLCVIDLDTVLNSTCLNDFGDAIRSYTNTGLEDDENLDNVTMSMPIFEAYTRGYLSQTSCFLTHAELEYLAFSAKYITYEQVLRFLMDYIDGDNYYKVKHKEHNLQRTRAQYKLLSSIEEQFDEMRSVVERVSKEYSC comes from the coding sequence ATGAAGGAACTTTTGGCAATCAGTAGTCAGTTTGCCCTAAATGGTGCGCCTATTGAAGTAAAACCTCTTGGAGAGGGGTTTATTAACGATACGTACATTATATCTACCAATGCCGATAGCTACCTGTTGCAGCGTAAGAATAAGAATATCTTTACCAACGTACCTGCAATGATGGATAATATTGAAGCAGTGTGCAATCACATTAAGGCAAAGGTGGCTGCAAGGGGAGGTGATCCTATGCGCGAGGCGATGACGGTTATCCCTACTCACGATGGTAAACTGTACTATCAGGATGAGCAAGGCGAGTTTTGGGCGGTATGTCTTTACATTAAGGATAACCTTACCTACCAGTCGGCTTGCACTCCCGAGTTGGCATTCCAAGGTGGAAAAGGTATTGGTATGTTTCAGGCAATGGTGTCCGACTTAAAGACTCCGCTTACCGACATTCTTCCCGGATTTCATAACATTCGCTACCGCTTTCAGCAGTGGGATGCTGTATTGGCAAAAGACCCTGTAGGTCGTAAGGCTAGCGTTGCTACCGAGATTGCCTGGGTTGAAAGCCGTCGCGAGGAGATGCTTCGCTTCTGGTCGTTGGTGGAAGATGGGACCATTCCTACCCGAGTTACCCACAACGATACCAAGATCAACAACATTCTTTTCGACCAAAACGAAGAGGTGCTTTGCGTAATCGACCTCGATACTGTGCTCAACAGTACCTGTCTTAACGACTTTGGCGATGCCATTCGCTCGTACACCAATACAGGTCTTGAGGATGATGAAAATCTTGATAACGTAACAATGAGTATGCCTATCTTCGAGGCGTACACCCGTGGATATCTTTCTCAAACTAGCTGCTTCTTAACTCATGCAGAGCTGGAGTACCTTGCCTTCTCGGCTAAGTATATTACCTACGAGCAGGTGCTTCGCTTCCTGATGGACTACATCGATGGCGATAACTACTATAAGGTAAAGCACAAGGAGCACAACCTTCAGAGAACTCGTGCACAGTACAAGCTGCTTAGCAGTATCGAAGAGCAGTTCGACGAGATGCGCAGCGTTGTTGAGCGCGTATCGAAGGAGTACTCGTGCTAG
- a CDS encoding glycoside hydrolase family 31 protein translates to MKKLALFALLLSASYALWAQKVVDKTFWKESFNEGTLPKGWKAVAQNDSSVNWIITDQPFPGSYGRNYQAPPIASNSRGYHLQYSPAVKVDRHYRKWKKAGKYPNAYVETDAIDCSKKNSVVLKFQQNFYWNDREADAKGGLIVSVSNDGKNWTEYDVRKNVGAGEDCLNPMNVEINITRTAAKQKNVYLRFTWRGLYHWYWMIDDVELSEAFDADMLAYSLASHNDTGNKFTSNDELVFKVVNLSSTKITKDFTCQLFVDKRDPITVTVPASKKKPIGIIDTVLVRFPNLDLTDVGLHKIRFISQLPGDLRTSNDTITKLLYSGAYELGAITNFTSSNGEYEITCNKAKVKLQFPRADIFRIWMAYDGDFTNPAGNDIVINLPEKAAAVNQSDEGDYYLFKTADIALRAYKNPLRFALYRADNQTLVWEEKKGMTYGEQTMQYITRGENEYYYGGGMQNGRFSHRGKTIEMDIDYNWEDGGNPNPAPFFMSSNGWGALRNTYAPGKYSFEDTVKLGHTEPRFDSYYFVGSSMKDVLNDYTDITGKPFLMPRWGLSMGDANCYNRGAKSGKTIGTTSTGFKGLTPSVINLIADKYIEHNMPRGWILPNDGYGCGYTRLDSVVTELHKRGFHTGLWTENGVEKIAREVGEYGSRLCKLDVAWVGPGYKFALDGAKAAYEGIEKNCDGRGFVWMVCGWAGSHRNAVLWTGDQSGNWNYIRWHIPTVIGSGLSAQNCATGDIDGIFGGSDSTFTRDLQWKCFTPALMSMSGWASNNKNGIVDKQPYLFGEPFTSINRKYLMLKQRLTPYMYTHCAEANKTGVPAVRALVLEYPEDPNTWGEETTRYEFLLGKDILVAPVYKSENKRDSIYFPKGTWIDFWDGTQFKGNTTLNSYPAPLDKLPLFVRSGAIIPMYQQMMYDAQRPADTLTLRIFPNGKSNYEMYEDDGLTREHRKGVFATTTFEVNAVDGGVGPMDVTMNPAKGDFNGRLKERTYLLEVITKLAPKSVAVNGKPMKKAKSEADFERAAEGWYYDTCTMGGTIKVKTAKVSTDAKTSIQIK, encoded by the coding sequence ATGAAAAAGTTAGCACTATTTGCACTGTTGCTTTCCGCTTCGTACGCTCTATGGGCTCAAAAGGTTGTAGATAAAACCTTCTGGAAAGAGAGCTTTAACGAAGGAACGCTCCCAAAAGGATGGAAAGCTGTTGCACAAAACGACAGTAGCGTAAATTGGATTATCACCGACCAGCCATTCCCCGGCTCGTACGGACGAAACTACCAAGCGCCACCTATTGCCTCAAACAGTAGAGGCTACCACCTGCAATACTCTCCTGCAGTTAAGGTAGACCGCCACTACCGTAAGTGGAAGAAGGCTGGCAAATACCCCAACGCATACGTAGAAACCGATGCCATAGATTGTTCTAAGAAGAATTCGGTGGTGCTTAAGTTCCAGCAGAACTTTTACTGGAACGATAGAGAAGCCGACGCTAAGGGCGGTTTGATTGTTTCGGTAAGCAACGACGGTAAGAACTGGACCGAATACGATGTGCGTAAGAACGTAGGTGCAGGCGAAGATTGCCTAAACCCTATGAACGTTGAGATTAACATCACCCGCACCGCTGCCAAACAAAAAAACGTGTACCTGCGCTTTACCTGGCGCGGTCTATACCACTGGTACTGGATGATTGACGATGTTGAGCTTTCGGAGGCTTTCGATGCCGATATGCTAGCCTACAGCCTAGCATCGCACAACGATACCGGCAACAAGTTCACCAGCAACGACGAGCTGGTATTTAAGGTGGTTAACCTCAGCTCTACCAAAATCACCAAAGATTTCACCTGCCAGCTCTTCGTCGACAAGCGCGATCCTATTACGGTAACCGTTCCCGCATCTAAGAAGAAGCCTATTGGCATTATCGATACCGTATTGGTTCGCTTCCCAAATCTCGACCTTACCGATGTTGGTCTTCATAAGATCCGCTTCATAAGCCAGCTACCCGGCGATTTGAGAACCTCTAATGACACCATTACCAAGCTGCTTTACTCCGGAGCATACGAGCTAGGCGCTATCACCAACTTCACCTCTAGCAACGGTGAATACGAAATTACCTGCAACAAGGCCAAGGTTAAGCTGCAGTTCCCTCGTGCCGACATCTTCCGCATTTGGATGGCCTACGATGGCGACTTTACCAACCCTGCCGGTAACGATATCGTTATAAACCTCCCTGAAAAGGCTGCCGCCGTTAACCAATCGGACGAGGGCGACTACTACCTCTTCAAAACTGCCGACATTGCGCTTCGCGCCTACAAGAATCCGCTTCGCTTTGCGCTATACCGCGCCGACAACCAAACCCTTGTTTGGGAGGAAAAGAAGGGAATGACCTACGGCGAGCAAACCATGCAGTACATCACCCGTGGCGAGAACGAGTACTACTACGGTGGCGGTATGCAAAACGGCCGTTTCTCGCACCGCGGCAAGACCATCGAAATGGATATCGACTACAACTGGGAAGATGGCGGCAACCCCAACCCTGCCCCATTCTTTATGAGCAGCAACGGCTGGGGTGCGCTACGCAACACCTACGCTCCCGGCAAGTACAGCTTCGAGGATACCGTTAAGCTAGGCCACACCGAGCCTCGCTTCGACTCGTACTACTTTGTCGGCAGCTCGATGAAGGACGTGCTTAACGACTACACCGACATCACCGGAAAGCCTTTCCTTATGCCTCGCTGGGGACTAAGTATGGGCGATGCCAACTGCTACAACCGCGGCGCTAAGTCGGGAAAAACGATTGGAACCACCTCAACCGGCTTTAAGGGCCTTACTCCAAGCGTAATCAACCTGATCGCCGATAAGTACATTGAGCACAACATGCCCCGTGGATGGATCCTCCCTAACGACGGCTACGGCTGCGGATACACCCGTCTTGACTCGGTGGTTACCGAGCTGCACAAGCGCGGCTTCCATACCGGACTTTGGACAGAAAACGGTGTTGAGAAGATTGCCCGCGAGGTGGGCGAATACGGTAGCCGCCTCTGCAAGCTCGACGTAGCTTGGGTTGGCCCTGGCTACAAGTTTGCCCTCGATGGCGCTAAGGCTGCCTACGAAGGCATCGAAAAGAACTGCGATGGCCGTGGTTTCGTATGGATGGTATGCGGATGGGCCGGTTCGCACCGCAACGCCGTACTCTGGACCGGCGACCAATCGGGCAACTGGAACTACATCCGCTGGCATATCCCTACCGTTATCGGTTCGGGACTATCGGCTCAGAACTGCGCCACCGGCGATATCGACGGTATCTTTGGCGGTAGCGACTCTACCTTCACCCGCGATCTACAGTGGAAGTGCTTCACCCCTGCCCTTATGTCGATGTCGGGATGGGCATCCAACAATAAGAATGGTATTGTTGATAAGCAACCATACCTGTTTGGAGAGCCATTTACCAGCATCAACCGCAAGTACCTTATGCTGAAGCAGCGCCTTACCCCATACATGTACACCCACTGCGCTGAGGCCAACAAAACTGGCGTACCTGCAGTTCGTGCCCTTGTGCTCGAATACCCCGAAGACCCAAACACCTGGGGCGAGGAGACTACCCGCTACGAGTTCCTTCTGGGCAAGGATATCCTTGTTGCACCAGTGTACAAGTCGGAGAATAAGCGCGACAGCATCTACTTCCCCAAGGGAACCTGGATCGACTTCTGGGATGGCACCCAGTTTAAGGGTAACACCACCCTTAACAGCTACCCTGCTCCGCTCGATAAGCTTCCTCTATTCGTTCGCTCAGGCGCCATCATCCCCATGTACCAGCAGATGATGTACGACGCACAGCGCCCTGCCGATACATTGACGCTACGCATCTTCCCTAACGGAAAGTCGAACTACGAGATGTACGAGGACGATGGCCTTACCCGCGAGCACCGCAAGGGCGTATTCGCTACAACCACCTTCGAGGTTAACGCCGTTGATGGCGGCGTAGGCCCAATGGATGTTACGATGAACCCTGCCAAGGGCGACTTTAACGGACGCCTGAAGGAGCGCACCTACCTGCTCGAGGTGATCACCAAGCTTGCGCCTAAGTCGGTTGCGGTTAACGGCAAGCCTATGAAGAAAGCAAAATCGGAGGCCGACTTCGAGCGTGCTGCCGAGGGCTGGTACTACGACACCTGCACCATGGGCGGAACCATCAAGGTAAAAACCGCTAAGGTTTCTACCGATGCTAAGACATCCATCCAGATAAAGTAG